The Pseudomonas sp. TH06 genome has a window encoding:
- a CDS encoding outer membrane beta-barrel protein translates to MHNIKVKALGAVLAAFATLNTHAAEPAETGEGTLFRSLFGDTLEKEYGITVSGLFDVGYSRNNRSTHDERQDGLSNLPLVGFADEGLEWGGLHLFVDKALKGDMIPRITPLPGPAPTEASFGFTFEMNYGRNAQFARTQGWDMHWDVNSPGDDDLAKAQRDKQKFLAIPNIAATAYLPYGLGITAMAGVFGPALGYEIPPNIRAARNPFASKTYAFVSEPGTVSGVLLGTRLYNGASGILGAELGVVQGWNNLRDNNDSKSLMGALRWRTADMQTWIDYEFILGDEQNDSFSDVQAPTSRLVSADGQFKQQHSLNGWHRFDANWSMGAEVVYGRQDGDGKASTVDIINGPGFDGAHWWGANAVLTYQQRPDLSYSVRAEHFADPDGFILLPASTARGNFNAVTAGLRYDLNKYISLRPEMRYDVFDGNADDHPFGAGRDRTQLTGLVEALIYF, encoded by the coding sequence ATGCACAACATCAAGGTGAAAGCGCTTGGTGCGGTTCTAGCCGCCTTCGCGACGCTCAATACCCACGCCGCCGAGCCAGCTGAAACGGGCGAAGGCACGCTGTTTCGCAGCCTCTTCGGCGACACGCTGGAAAAGGAATACGGGATAACGGTTTCCGGATTGTTTGACGTCGGTTACTCGCGCAATAACCGCTCCACTCACGACGAACGTCAGGACGGCTTGAGCAATCTGCCGCTGGTGGGTTTCGCTGACGAAGGACTGGAATGGGGTGGCCTGCACCTGTTCGTCGACAAAGCGCTCAAGGGCGACATGATCCCACGTATTACGCCTTTGCCCGGCCCGGCGCCAACCGAAGCATCTTTCGGTTTTACCTTTGAAATGAATTACGGGCGCAACGCCCAATTCGCCCGCACTCAAGGCTGGGACATGCATTGGGACGTCAACTCGCCCGGTGATGACGACCTGGCCAAGGCCCAGCGCGACAAACAAAAATTCCTCGCCATCCCCAACATCGCGGCCACCGCTTATCTGCCCTACGGCCTCGGCATCACGGCCATGGCCGGTGTCTTCGGCCCGGCGCTGGGTTATGAAATCCCGCCGAACATTCGTGCCGCACGCAACCCTTTCGCCAGCAAAACCTACGCGTTCGTCAGCGAACCCGGCACAGTCAGCGGCGTCCTGCTCGGTACTCGTTTATACAACGGCGCGTCGGGAATTCTCGGTGCGGAACTGGGCGTGGTGCAGGGCTGGAATAATTTGCGCGACAACAACGACAGCAAGTCGCTGATGGGCGCGTTGCGCTGGCGCACCGCCGACATGCAAACCTGGATCGACTACGAGTTCATCCTCGGCGATGAACAGAACGACAGTTTCAGCGATGTGCAGGCGCCGACCTCGCGCCTGGTTTCGGCTGACGGCCAATTCAAACAACAGCACTCGCTCAACGGTTGGCATCGCTTCGACGCGAACTGGTCGATGGGGGCCGAAGTGGTATATGGCCGTCAGGACGGTGACGGCAAAGCCAGCACCGTCGACATCATCAACGGCCCCGGTTTCGACGGCGCGCACTGGTGGGGCGCCAACGCGGTGCTCACTTATCAGCAACGCCCGGATCTTTCGTACTCGGTACGCGCCGAGCACTTTGCCGACCCTGACGGTTTCATCCTGCTGCCCGCCTCCACCGCGCGCGGCAACTTCAACGCGGTGACCGCTGGCCTGCGTTATGACCTGAACAAGTACATCTCGCTGCGTCCCGAAATGCGTTACGACGTGTTCGATGGCAATGCCGACGATCATCCGTTCGGCGCCGGACGTGATCGAACCCAACTGACCGGACTCGTCGAGGCCCTGATCTACTTCTAA
- a CDS encoding MFS transporter yields MNNNKSAWDVRYEFKAVALLALGFGLVGLDRFIILPLFPVMMKDLGLNYQDLGNVTAILGLAWGISSIFMGRLSDRIGRRKVLIPAVLVFSLLAGLSGLASGIGGLMLIRAIMGISEGAFTPTALAATAESSHPARRGMNIGIQQAFFPILGLGLAPILATQLLLVVPSWRWVFVIVSLPGFLLALAMYRHLRETRAAAPQQNPCQTAVDQPRWLDALRYRNVWLNIIGMFCMLTCLFVVSVMMPNYLMDYLHLDVQQMGFVMSAIGLGGFLGQLIMPAVSDRIGRKPVVLISFVATGIFLWLLMGTGAEPMKLFALLFLTIFFNFSMICMTVGPLTSESVPAALTSTATGLVVGVGEIFGGGVAPAIAGYIAQHHGLENTLYLALGAVLTGLLVATLLRETAPAKVAAPAVANIDSV; encoded by the coding sequence ATGAACAACAATAAATCTGCGTGGGATGTTCGCTACGAGTTCAAAGCAGTGGCCTTGCTGGCACTGGGTTTCGGTCTGGTGGGTCTGGATCGGTTCATCATCCTGCCGCTGTTTCCGGTGATGATGAAAGACCTCGGCCTGAACTATCAGGATCTGGGCAACGTGACGGCAATTCTGGGTCTGGCGTGGGGGATTTCTTCGATTTTCATGGGGCGGCTGTCTGATCGTATCGGCAGACGCAAAGTGTTGATCCCGGCGGTTCTGGTGTTTTCGCTACTCGCAGGACTTTCCGGTCTGGCCAGCGGGATCGGCGGGTTGATGCTGATCCGCGCGATCATGGGCATTTCCGAAGGTGCCTTCACGCCGACGGCGCTGGCGGCCACGGCAGAGTCTTCGCACCCGGCACGACGCGGGATGAACATCGGCATCCAGCAAGCGTTTTTCCCGATCCTCGGTTTGGGCCTGGCACCGATCCTCGCCACTCAACTGTTGCTGGTGGTGCCGTCGTGGCGCTGGGTGTTTGTGATCGTATCGCTGCCGGGCTTTCTGCTGGCCCTGGCGATGTACCGGCACTTACGGGAAACCCGTGCCGCCGCACCACAGCAAAACCCCTGCCAGACCGCCGTCGATCAACCGCGCTGGCTCGACGCCCTGCGCTATCGCAACGTGTGGCTGAACATCATCGGCATGTTCTGCATGCTGACGTGCCTGTTTGTCGTCAGCGTGATGATGCCCAATTACCTGATGGACTATTTGCACCTGGACGTACAGCAAATGGGCTTTGTGATGTCGGCCATCGGCCTCGGTGGTTTCCTCGGGCAACTGATCATGCCGGCCGTGTCCGACCGCATCGGGCGCAAACCGGTGGTGCTGATATCGTTCGTCGCCACAGGCATTTTCCTGTGGTTGTTGATGGGTACCGGCGCCGAGCCAATGAAGTTGTTCGCTCTTCTGTTTCTGACGATTTTCTTCAACTTCAGCATGATCTGCATGACGGTCGGGCCACTCACCAGTGAGTCTGTGCCGGCAGCCCTGACTTCTACCGCGACCGGGCTGGTGGTGGGTGTCGGCGAGATCTTCGGCGGTGGCGTGGCGCCGGCCATTGCCGGTTACATCGCCCAGCATCACGGCCTGGAAAACACTCTTTATCTGGCCCTCGGCGCGGTGTTGACGGGATTGCTGGTGGCGACTTTATTGCGCGAAACAGCCCCCGCCAAAGTGGCTGCGCCAGCCGTCGCAAACATCGACAGCGTTTAA